The Fusibacter sp. A1 genomic interval CCAGTGGCTGTGGCTCCTTATAAGGCGATTGTAACAGTCGTCAATTCAAAAAAGGAAGATCAGCAGGAGCTAGGCTTCAAAATCTACGAAGAACTTAAGGCAAGGGGTGTAGAAGTAATTATTGATGATCGTATTGAGCGTGCAGGTGTTAAATTTAAGGATGCCGAGCTTATAGGCATTCCTTTCGCTATCAATGTAGGTAAGAATGCCGAGCAGGGTATTGTAGAGTTTAAAGAACGTTCAAAAGGTGAAAAGATAGAGCTTACCACGGAAGAGGCGATTGCTAAAGTCATCGAGTGCCTGGCGCTTTAATGGTGGTTCAGATGACTACGATCTATCTAACAAGACATGGACAAACGGAGTGGAATCTTGAAGGACGCAGCCAGGGGAAACTGGATTCAAAACTGACTGAGCTTGGTAGGAAACAAGCTCAGTGGCTGGCTGAGAGACTGCAACCTATCAGTTTTGACGCGGTTTATACGAGCACTAGCGGAAGAACTATCGAGACGCAAGAAATCATTATGGCAGGAAAGTCTGTCAAAACCACAAGACTTGAAGGACTATGTGAAATGGACTTTGGTTCATGGCAAGGTAAGTTGTGGGATGAGGTCCGCGAAGAAAATCCCAAGCGATATGATGATTTTTGGAAAAATCCAAGTGCATTTGAACCGGATTGTGGCGAGTCTTATGCGACCTTTGTTAAAAGGGTGAATGAGGCACTTGATGAAATCACCCAGAAGCATGAAGGAGAGACCATATTGATTGTGGCTCATGGTGGCGTGTTAAAGGCAATCTACTCGCAACTACAGAATATTCCTTTGGATGAGTTCTGGACACAAAAACCATATATGCATTCGGCCAATCTGACGATCATAGAGCGACAAGAGGGAAGCGATACCTTCTTGCTTCAAGGCTGTATTGATCATTATCCTGAACAGGAAAAAGCAAAATTTGACTACTAAATAGAAAGAGGCCACACCTTAAATCGGGGTGTGGCCTCTCTTTTAGAGGTCTTTAATCTCAAGTTCTTCTGCGTAGACGGTGAAGGCGTCAAAACCTTGCTCGGCCAGACGTTCTATCTGCTTACCGAATTTTTTCTTTTTCGCGAAAACAGAGACTACCGAATAGGTTTCTCTTAATTCGATAGATGTTTTGATCACGTCTTTCAAGGAGTCACGCGTGTCATAAAAAAGTGCTAGGCGCGTACCTGTAGGGATATCACGTTTTTCTTCTCTTAAAATATCGATAATTCGCTCGTAGCCGATAGAAAACCCGCAGGCCGGCACATCGATTCCGCTAAGCTTGCCGATCATTTCATCGTAACGACCACCACCGCCGACTGCATAACCAAGTGAGCCGTAAAATACTTCGAATATGGTACTTGTATAGTATCCCATGCCTCTGACGAGTGAATAGTCGAATACGATCTTGTAGTTTGCAGCTACTGATTCAATAACTTCGATAATTTCATTGATGTTCTCAAAGCCCTCTGCAGAAAGTTCCTTTGCTGCTGTGAGGCCCTCTGTTGCAAGTTTGTCGCTGAGCTGCATGAGTGAAGTGATTTTATCCTCTCCATATCCTTTTTCGCTCAACTCTTCTAGGATACCGTCCTGACCGATTTTATCAAGTTTATCGAGTGTGATCGCTACATCTTGAAATTCTTCTGGAGCGAATCCTGCTGCAGCGGTCAATCCTTTTAAGATTCTTCTGTCATTGATCTTAATGGTTAGTTCATTCAGTCCAAGCTTTGTGAGCGCGCTGCCGACTGTGTTGATCAGTTCTATTTCTGTCAGGTTTGTAGCATCGCCGATGACATCCACATCACACTGGATAAAGTTTCTGTATCGGCCCTTCTGAGGACGTTCAGCTCTAAACACGTTGCCTATTTGAATTGCTTTGAATATAGGTGGCAACTCATTTCGGTTATTGGCATAAAAACGACTGAGCGGTAGCGTAAGGTCGAATCTTAAGCCGAGATCGGTAAGTGCTGATTCTGATTCTGGGATTTGATTCAACTTCAACTTGTCGCCACGTTTTAAGATCTTAAATATCAACTTAGTGTTATCGCCACCGTCGCTGTTTTCCAAATTGCTTAAATTCTCGATTTGTGAAGTTTCGATTTCCGTGAATCCGTTTCTCGCATACTCCTCACGAATCACTTTCATCACGTATTCCCTTAAAGCCTTGTCTTTAGGTAAAAAATCTCTCATACCTTTTGGGGGTAAGTTACTAGCCATGTCAGCCTCCATATCGTTTTTAATTGAAGTTTAAATAAAAAAACCTGTCATCACTGACAGGTAGAAGTTCAAATCCCATCAGTGCACAGCAATAAGCGCTGCACTGACGTGCAAACGCGAATTAATGATGATGGACAAATATTAGGTTTTCAATGTCAATTTTTAATAATAGCATTAGAATCACCTCTGATTAGTTTGAGTATATCGCAAACGAGAACGTATGTCAAAGTTTGAGATAAAAAAAATCGGCATGAGACGGTTATGAATTTTGTGCTGATACAAGAAATAAACGGTTGAAAAGTAAGTTGAAAAATCAAAAAAAAATTAGAATGACAAGGATGTGTTTGTGCTATATAATGTAGAAAAAAATAGGCAGGATTGTGCGTCAATTCAGAGTATTTCATCTTTTAAAAAACAAACTTTTTTTTGAAAAAAACTATTGACGTAAGTTGCTGTGTGTTATAAGATGTATTTGTTGCCGAAACAGGCAGCAAGCAAGATTCCAAGGTAGCTCAACGGTGGAGCAACCGGCTGTTAACCGGTAGGCTGTGGGTTCGAGTCCCACCCTTGGAGCCAATATAACGCGGGATGGAGCAGTTGGTAGCTCGTTGGGCTCATAACCCAAAGGTCACAGGTTCGAATCCTGTTCCCGCAACCATTCAAGGCCCCTTGGTCAAGCGGTCAAGACACCGCCCTTTCACGGCGGTAACAGGGGTTCGATTCCCCTAGGGGTCACCACAACAATTCTTGGTTGATGATTACATCGGCTGAGGATTCATGGGAGCATAGCTCAGCTGGGAGAGCGCTTGCCTTACAAGCAAGATGTCATAGGTTCGATCCCTATTGTTCCCACCATCTCAATTTTTTATTGCAGACGGTAGGTTTTACGAAGTAAATACCGAGAGTCGAGGCAATAAAAAATGGTCGTTGCACAGCAACGAGAGTACATTACTGTATTTCGCACCTAGTGCGAAATTCAATAAGCGGTCCGGTAGTTCAGCTGGTTAGAACGCCAGCCTGTCACGCTGGAGGTCGAGGGTTCGAATCCCTTCCGGATCGCCAATTAATTTTATTTTGCAGACGGTAGGTTTTACGAAGTAAATACCGAAAGTCGAGGCAAAATAAAATGGTCATCGCACAGCGATGAAATTACCTTTATGTATTCAACATGCCGATGTAGCTCAATTGGTAGAGCAATTGACTTGTAATCAATAGGTCGCGGGTTCGAGTCCCATCATCGGCTCCATTTTGCGGAAGTGGCTCAGTGGTAGAGCATCGCCTTGCCAAGGCGAGGGTCGCGAGTTCAAATCTCGTCTTCCGCTCCAATTATGGTCCATTAGCTCAGTCGGTAGAGCATCTGACTTTTAATCAGGGTGTCCCGCGTTCGAGTCGCGGATGGATCACCAATTTCATTAAGTGTAAAAATCGTGTTACGATTTTTACATTCTGCGGAAGTGGCTCAGTGGTAGAGCATCGCCTTGCCAAGGCGAGGGTCGAGGGTTCAAATCCCTTCTTCCGCTCCAAGATGGCGGCATAGCCAAGTGGTAAGGCAGAGGACTGCAAATCCTTTATCCCCAGTTCAAATCTGGGTGCCGCCTCCATCAAGAAAAACTCAATCAATCGATTGAGTTTTTTTTATGTTCTCTACAAAGTTTAGTGCTACTAAACCTTGCGTTTACATTTGTGTTGTTTTATAATACTAAACATGGAGTTTGTTTATACAAAGGAGTGTTAATTTGAATATCGGGAATAAGATCAAAAGACTTAGGTTAGAGAACAATTTGACACAAGAGGAACTGGCTTCAAGATGTGACCTATCGAAAGGATTCATTTCGCTGATGGAACGTGATCTGACTTCGCCTTCCATTGCTACGCTTGTTGATATCCTAGATACGTTAGGTACTAATCTGAATGAGTTTTTCAGCGAAGAGCATGATGAGAAAATCGTATTCGGACCAGAGGATATCTTTACGACGCAAAATGAAGAACTGGGACATCAGGTTTCATGGTTGATCAGTAATTCTCAGAAAAACGATATGGAGCCGATTTTAATCGAACTTGATCCGATGGGGGTATACACCGACGAGGAGTCTCATGAAGGAGAAGAGTTCGGTTATTGTTTGACGGGTCAAATTGAAGTGCAGCTGGGTAAAAAAACATATCGAATCAAAAAGGGTGAAAGTTTCTATTATCGCTCGAATATATGGCACCGCATCTCTAATCCTTACAAACGGCCTGCGACTGTTTTGATGATTAGTACACCACCGAGTTTTTAGGAGAGTATGATGAGCAGGATAATTGAGA includes:
- a CDS encoding helix-turn-helix domain-containing protein — its product is MNIGNKIKRLRLENNLTQEELASRCDLSKGFISLMERDLTSPSIATLVDILDTLGTNLNEFFSEEHDEKIVFGPEDIFTTQNEELGHQVSWLISNSQKNDMEPILIELDPMGVYTDEESHEGEEFGYCLTGQIEVQLGKKTYRIKKGESFYYRSNIWHRISNPYKRPATVLMISTPPSF
- the hisS gene encoding histidine--tRNA ligase; amino-acid sequence: MASNLPPKGMRDFLPKDKALREYVMKVIREEYARNGFTEIETSQIENLSNLENSDGGDNTKLIFKILKRGDKLKLNQIPESESALTDLGLRFDLTLPLSRFYANNRNELPPIFKAIQIGNVFRAERPQKGRYRNFIQCDVDVIGDATNLTEIELINTVGSALTKLGLNELTIKINDRRILKGLTAAAGFAPEEFQDVAITLDKLDKIGQDGILEELSEKGYGEDKITSLMQLSDKLATEGLTAAKELSAEGFENINEIIEVIESVAANYKIVFDYSLVRGMGYYTSTIFEVFYGSLGYAVGGGGRYDEMIGKLSGIDVPACGFSIGYERIIDILREEKRDIPTGTRLALFYDTRDSLKDVIKTSIELRETYSVVSVFAKKKKFGKQIERLAEQGFDAFTVYAEELEIKDL
- a CDS encoding histidine phosphatase family protein; translation: MTTIYLTRHGQTEWNLEGRSQGKLDSKLTELGRKQAQWLAERLQPISFDAVYTSTSGRTIETQEIIMAGKSVKTTRLEGLCEMDFGSWQGKLWDEVREENPKRYDDFWKNPSAFEPDCGESYATFVKRVNEALDEITQKHEGETILIVAHGGVLKAIYSQLQNIPLDEFWTQKPYMHSANLTIIERQEGSDTFLLQGCIDHYPEQEKAKFDY